In a genomic window of Gouania willdenowi chromosome 11, fGouWil2.1, whole genome shotgun sequence:
- the LOC114472046 gene encoding inactive phospholipase C-like protein 2 yields the protein MAEYGTSKSTGGGGGGGGGPPVAGWKPVSGGARASPETHRGEPVSNGSCSAGSARKNQDGSSCESPTWDHTGTEECKAIPRRSSLIKDGSRVGRERKKTVSFSSSLSEKKISSAADCIHSMVEGSELKKVRPNSRVYQRYYLLDAGLQTLCWEPSKKESDKARISLASIREIRTGRNTETFRTSGVYDQISEDSAFSIIYGEVYESLDLVANSAEVANIWVTGLRYLMQYGKHALDMLASSQDSLRLSWLEQLFSSTADLERQEDCEKGICLSSAVKLIQSVNPGVSGSKLEHRFKELQRLREKKSALTIDNSLDRVKDDSSNKKPTGQNERVTKEEFIEVFHDFCTRPEIYFLLVQFSSNKEFLDSKDLMRFMEAEQGMAQVSEEISMKIIQSHEPSLEGRQQGYLSLDGFTSYLTSAECHLFDRDHDKVCQDMSQPLSHYYINSSHNTYLIEDQFRGLSDISGYIRALKMGCRCVEVDIWDGPDEEPVVCTGHTLSPPLVLRCVLEAIGKCAFVASEYPLILSIENHCSLQQQRVMLQHLVRIFGEKLYTGLPDDGALYLPSPHALRHRILLKGKKLEPNIEGENGEVSEEDEGAEMCQKVKMVKSEGSASGASEKDTMQKNVSLNPHCNSHSPLPKKIQLLKELSDLVSLCRSVCFIDFATSSKSQKHWELCSFHESLAVRLAGESPGDFVNHNKHFLSRVYPNPMRIDSSNMNPQDLWKCGCQIVSMNFQTAGLMMDLNTAWFRQNGNCGYVLRPAIMRQEVSYFSADTRDTVPGVSPQLLHVKVISGQNLPKPRGSGAKGDVVDPYVYVEIHGIPADCAERRTRTVTQVGDNPVFDESFEFQINLPELAMVRFVVLDDDFIGDEFIGQYTIPLECLQPGYRHVPLQSLTGDDLPHARLFVHVALTNRRGGGKPHKRGLSVRKARKGRDYTALRDLGIRVVDDVFKMAAPLMREATDLRGNMQKSVALFRELCGVSAVANLMQCVLALSSRVSGPNGTPLLLFDLKDDFPILEPQGPLPDVLRRVVCNYELMVQASKAVMEHSDGIHNRILHIQTTAMEFHENLQSLATKEGLKGCKISRALESFSWNITILKGQADLLKHAKTEVQENMKQVHDAAVTGNLTKEGSGVKNVRS from the exons GATGGATCACGTGTTGGTCGGGAAAGGAAGAAAACAGTGTCCTTTAGCAGCAGTTTGTCAGAGAAGAAGATTAGCAGCGCTGCAGACTGTATCCACTCCATG GTCGAGGGCAGCGAGCTGAAGAAAGTCAGACCCAACTCACGTGTTTATCAGCGTTACTACCTGCTGGATGCAGGCCTCCAGACTCTTTGCTGGGAACCATCCAAGAAGGAGTCAGATAAAGCCCGGATCTCTCTCGCCTCAATACGTGAG ATAAGAACAGGTCGTAACACAGAAACCTTTCGCACCAGCGGCGTTTACGACCAGATTTCAGAGGATTCCGCATTCTCCATCATTTATGGAGAGGTTTATGAAAGTCTGGACCTGGTGGCTAATTCTGCTGAAGTGGCCAACATTTGGGTGACAGGCCTAAG GTATCTGATGCAGTATGGAAAACATGCCCTTGATATGCTTGCCAGCAGTCAAGACAGCCTTCGTCTCAGTTGGCTGGAGCAGTTATTCTCCTCCACGGCAGACTTGGAGAGACAAGAGGATTGTGAGAAAGGCATTTGCTTGTCATCGGCTGTAAAGTTGATACAAAGTGTGAACCCTGGGGTTAGTGGCAGCAAACTGGAACATCGGTTTAAAGAGCTTCAACGACTAAGGGAGAAGAAAAGTGCGCTGACGATAGATAACAGTTTGGACAGAGTTAAAGAcgacagcagcaacaaaaaGCCAACAGGACAAAATGAGCGAGTCACAAAGGAAGAGTTCATCGAGGTCTTCCATGACTTTTGCACACGGCCGGAGATTTACTTTCTTTTGGTGCAGTTTTCGAGTAACAAGGAGTTTCTGGACTCCAAAGACTTGATGAGGTTCATGGAGGCGGAGCAAGGCATGGCTCAA GTGAGTGAAGAAATCAGCATGAAAATCATCCAGAGTCATGAGCCGTCGCTCGAGGGACGTCAGCAGGGCTACCTGTCATTGGACGGCTTCACCAGCTACCTCACTTCTGCTGAGTGCCACCTCTTTGATAGAGACCACGACAAAGTGTGTCAAGATATGTCCCAGCCTTTGTCTCATTACTATATCAACTCCTCCCACAACACCTACCTCATTGAGGACCAGTTTCGTGGTCTATCCGATATCTCTGGGTACATCCGTGCCCTCAAAATGGGGTGCCGATGTGTGGAGGTGGACATCTGGGATGGCCCTGATGAGGAGCCAGTGGTGTGCACTGGACACACACTCTCCCCACCACTGGTCCTGAGATGCGTATTAGAAGCCATTGGAAAATGTGCATTTGTGGCCTCAGAGTATCCATTAATTCTGAGTATTGAAAACCATTGTTCGCTTCAACAGCAAAGAGTGATGTTGCAGCATCTCGTGAGGATATTTGGGGAGAAGCTATACACCGGTCTCCCGGATGACGGCGCCTTGTATCTACCATCACCACACGCTTTAAGGCATCGAATTCTCCTTAAAGGTAAAAAGTTGGAACCTAATATCGAGGGGGAGAATGGGGAGGTGAGTGAGGAGGACGAGGGAGCAGAGATGTGTCAAAAAGTGAAAATGGTGAAAAGCGAAGGGTCGGCATCTGGAGCAAGTGAGAAGGACACAATGCAGAAAAATGTCTCTTTGAACCCTCATTGTAACTCCCATTCTCCACTCCccaaaaaaattcaactttTGAAGGAACTCTCTGACCTTGTAAGTCTTTGTCGCTCAGTGTGCTTTATTGACTTTGCGACCTCATCCAAAAGCCAAAAACATTGGGAACTGTGTTCATTTCATGAGTCATTAGCTGTGCGTCTTGCTGGTGAGAGCCCTGGTGACTTTGTGAACCACAACAAACATTTCCTTTCACGGGTGTATCCCAACCCTATGCGCATTGACTCAAGCAACATGAACCCACAGGACTTGTGGAAATGTGGTTGCCAGATTGTGTCTATGAATTTTCAGACAGCCGGACTGATGATGGACCTGAACACAGCTTGGTTTCGGCAGAATGGAAACTGTGGCTACGTCCTGCGACCGGCTATCATGCGACAGGAAGTGTCTTATTTCAGTGCTGATACCAGAGACACGGTGCCAGGCGTGTCTCCTCAGCTGCTTCACGTAAAG GTTATTAGTGGCCAAAATCTGCCCAAACCCAGAGGCTCTGGTGCCAAAGGAGATGTGGTGGACCCATACGTGTACGTGGAGATCCACGGCATACCAGCTGACTGTGCTGAGCGCCGCACCAGAACGGTGACCCAGGTCGGGGACAACCCTGTTTTTGATGAGAGCTTTGAGTTTCAGATCAACCTGCCTGAGCTCGCCATGGTTCGCTTCGTGGTGCTGGATGACGACTTCATTGGAGATGAGTTCATAG GTCAGTACACGATACCACTGGAGTGCCTTCAGCCTGGTTACCGCCATGTTCCCCTCCAGTCTCTGACAGGAGATGACCTCCCTCATGCCAGGCTGTTTGTTCATGTGGCCCTTACCAATCGAAGAGGAGGAGGGAAACCTCACAAGAGGGGTCTGTCTGTACGGAAAGCCCGAAAGGGCCGGGACTACACGGCTCTAAGGGATTTGGGTATCCGGGTTGTGGATGATGTATTCAAGATGGCTGCTCCACTGATGAGAGAAGCCACCGACCTCAGAGGAAACATGCAA AAATCGGTGGCACTGTTCAGGGAGCTGTGTGGCGTGTCCGCCGTGGCTAACCTCATGCAGTGTGTTCTGGCTCTGAGCTCACGAGTGTCAGGACCCAATGGGACTCCTTTGCTACTGTTTGACCTCAAAGATGACTTCCCCATCCTGGAGCCTCAGGGGCCATTACCTGATGTTCTTCGCCGGGTTGTCTGTAACTATGAATTG ATGGTCCAGGCGAGCAAGGCGGTGATGGAGCACTCCGACGGAATCCACAACAGGATTCTACATATACAGACAACGG CCATGGAGTTTCATGAAAACCTGCAGAGCCTGGCGACAAAGGAAGGGCTAAAGGGCTGCAAGATAAGCCGAGCGCTGGAGAGCTTCAGCTGGAACATCACCATCCTGAAG GGACAGGCTGACCTTCTCAAACACGCAAAGACCGAGGTCCAGGAGAACATGAAGCAGGTGCACGACGCTGCAGTGACTGGAAACCTCACCAAGGAGGGTTCAGGGGTGAAAAATGTGCGCTCATGA